A genomic stretch from Lysobacter ciconiae includes:
- a CDS encoding DUF1684 domain-containing protein has translation MNCAPGRRSSVAALALAAGFLFAVAACDGNRLFNAKQESDVAAQEIDFAADQQSWREQRRAALVAPDGWTSLVGLHWITPGAHYVGSNPGNGIQLSMGPAHLGMLDLRDSKVRFVPETGGDQSVDGAPVRGPVVLRSDDDPAGPSVLGFDGGRGQATVILRDKRHALRVRHADAPTRTGFGTLEYWSADRNWVIQGRFIPHPPGQTIEIANILGSFDAMPNPGLVEFERDGERYRLDAIDDGSGGLFLVFADATNGHGSYGAGRFLDAPMPDADDGVLLDFNRAYSPPCAFSDFATCPLPPPQNRLDLAVTAGEKLYVPPTSSR, from the coding sequence ATGAACTGCGCACCGGGTCGTCGCTCTTCGGTCGCCGCGCTCGCGCTGGCCGCAGGTTTTCTTTTCGCCGTGGCTGCCTGCGATGGCAACCGGCTTTTCAACGCCAAACAGGAGTCCGATGTGGCCGCGCAGGAAATCGATTTTGCTGCCGACCAGCAATCCTGGCGCGAGCAGCGCCGCGCCGCGCTCGTGGCGCCGGACGGCTGGACGAGCCTGGTGGGGCTGCACTGGATCACGCCGGGGGCGCACTACGTGGGCAGCAATCCCGGTAACGGCATCCAGCTGTCGATGGGCCCGGCGCACCTGGGCATGCTGGACCTTCGCGACAGCAAGGTCCGCTTTGTGCCCGAGACCGGCGGCGACCAGAGCGTGGACGGTGCGCCGGTAAGGGGACCCGTCGTCCTGCGCAGTGACGACGACCCCGCCGGCCCGAGCGTGCTCGGCTTTGACGGCGGCCGCGGACAGGCGACGGTGATCCTGCGCGACAAGCGCCACGCCCTGCGCGTTCGCCACGCGGATGCCCCCACCCGGACGGGTTTTGGCACGCTGGAGTACTGGTCTGCCGACCGTAACTGGGTGATCCAGGGGCGATTCATTCCGCATCCGCCCGGGCAGACGATCGAGATCGCCAACATCCTGGGCTCGTTCGACGCGATGCCGAACCCGGGGTTGGTGGAGTTCGAGCGCGACGGCGAGAGGTACCGGCTGGACGCGATCGATGACGGCAGCGGTGGGCTGTTCCTGGTGTTCGCCGACGCTACCAATGGCCACGGCAGCTACGGCGCGGGCCGCTTCCTCGACGCGCCGATGCCCGATGCCGACGATGGAGTCCTGTTGGACTTCAACCGCGCCTACAGCCCGCCGTGCGCCTTCTCCGACTTTGCGACCTGTCCGTTGCCGCCACCGCAGAACCGGCTCGACCTGGCCGTCACCGCGGGCGAAAAACTCTACGTGCCGCCGACCTCGTCCCGATAA
- the mutL gene encoding DNA mismatch repair endonuclease MutL yields the protein MSIRPLPDTLINQIAAGEVVERPASVVKELVENALDSGARRVDIDLEEGGARLIRVRDDGSGIGPEELPLAVSRHATSKISSLDDLEGVLTLGFRGEALPSIASVSRFVMTSRPADAEHGSSLEVGGGQVGSVAPKAHPVGTTVEVRDLFFNVPARRKFLRAERTELSHIEEWLRQLALARPDVEVRVSHNGKPSRRWKGDADILDQAGLSDLRLHETLGEEFANNAIPVDHSGAGLRLHGWIAEPSYNRASTDQQYLYCNGRAIRDRSVAHAVKQAYSDVLFHGRQPAYVLFLELDPRRVDVNVHPAKHEVRFRDSRLIHDFVYRTLQSVLARTRAGQPAALHAGQPAEHAGGPDTIDGPSQPGNPYPWHRPQSPLGLQVADQRAGLAQLYGAPASAERSDGASPDGPATAHAPLPASSEATLPPLGYAIAQLHGIYILAESSAGLIVVDMHAAHERIGYEKLKRAHDGEGLRTQPLLVPATLAVSEREAEVAEREAEVLATLGFEVTRSGPQSVTMRSVPALLAHGDVEALLRDVLVDLREHGGASPLGGIRVSAARDELLSTMACHGAVRANRRLTVPEMNALLREMEVTERSGQCNHGRPTWAHFSLSEIDRWFLRGR from the coding sequence GTGTCGATCCGCCCGCTCCCGGATACCCTGATCAACCAGATCGCCGCCGGCGAGGTCGTCGAGCGACCGGCGTCGGTGGTCAAGGAACTGGTCGAGAATGCGCTCGATTCGGGCGCCCGACGGGTCGACATCGATCTGGAGGAGGGCGGGGCGCGGCTGATCCGGGTGCGCGACGACGGCTCCGGCATTGGTCCCGAAGAGCTGCCGCTGGCGGTGTCCCGCCATGCCACGAGCAAGATCTCTTCCCTGGACGATCTCGAGGGCGTGCTGACCCTGGGTTTCCGCGGTGAGGCACTGCCGTCGATCGCCTCGGTCAGCCGCTTCGTGATGACCTCACGGCCGGCCGATGCCGAACACGGCTCCTCGCTGGAAGTCGGCGGTGGCCAGGTCGGAAGCGTCGCGCCGAAGGCGCATCCGGTCGGGACCACGGTCGAGGTTCGCGATCTGTTCTTCAACGTGCCCGCGCGGCGCAAGTTCCTGCGCGCCGAGCGCACCGAGCTGTCGCACATCGAGGAGTGGCTGCGGCAACTGGCGCTGGCCCGTCCGGACGTCGAGGTGCGGGTGTCGCACAACGGCAAGCCGTCGCGGCGCTGGAAGGGCGACGCGGACATCCTCGACCAGGCCGGCCTGTCGGATCTGCGTCTGCACGAGACCCTCGGCGAGGAGTTCGCCAACAACGCCATCCCCGTCGACCACAGCGGCGCGGGTTTGCGCCTGCACGGCTGGATTGCCGAGCCCTCCTACAACCGCGCTTCGACCGATCAGCAGTACCTGTACTGCAACGGCCGTGCGATCCGCGATCGCAGCGTCGCCCATGCGGTCAAGCAGGCGTATTCGGACGTGCTGTTCCACGGTCGGCAGCCGGCCTACGTGCTCTTTCTCGAGCTGGATCCGCGGCGGGTGGATGTCAACGTGCATCCGGCCAAGCACGAGGTGCGGTTCCGCGACTCGCGGCTCATCCACGACTTCGTCTATCGGACGCTGCAGTCGGTGCTGGCTCGCACGCGTGCCGGCCAGCCGGCCGCGCTGCACGCTGGGCAGCCGGCCGAGCACGCGGGCGGACCGGACACCATCGATGGGCCATCGCAACCGGGCAACCCGTACCCCTGGCACCGCCCGCAGTCGCCGCTGGGGCTGCAGGTCGCCGACCAGCGCGCGGGGCTGGCGCAACTCTATGGTGCCCCGGCTTCGGCAGAACGATCCGATGGCGCTTCACCTGACGGGCCCGCTACTGCACACGCGCCGCTGCCGGCGAGCAGCGAAGCCACGCTGCCGCCACTGGGCTACGCCATCGCCCAGTTGCACGGCATCTACATCCTTGCCGAAAGCAGCGCCGGCCTGATCGTGGTCGACATGCACGCCGCCCACGAGCGCATCGGCTACGAGAAGCTCAAGCGGGCGCACGACGGCGAGGGCTTGCGGACCCAGCCGCTGCTGGTCCCGGCGACGCTGGCGGTGTCCGAACGCGAGGCGGAAGTCGCCGAGCGCGAAGCGGAGGTGCTCGCGACCCTGGGCTTCGAGGTCACCCGTTCCGGCCCGCAGTCGGTGACGATGCGCTCGGTACCCGCGCTGCTGGCGCACGGCGACGTGGAGGCGCTGCTGCGCGACGTCCTGGTCGATCTGCGCGAGCATGGCGGTGCGTCGCCGCTGGGGGGCATCCGGGTGTCGGCAGCGCGCGACGAACTGCTTTCCACGATGGCCTGCCATGGCGCAGTGCGCGCGAACCGGCGGCTCACGGTGCCGGAAATGAATGCGTTGCTGCGCGAGATGGAAGTCACCGAACGCTCCGGCCAGTGCAACCACGGCCGGCCGACCTGGGCGCATTTCAGTCTGTCCGAAATCGACCGCTGGTTCCTGCGAGGCCGTTGA
- a CDS encoding N-acetylmuramoyl-L-alanine amidase, whose protein sequence is MRVQSPSLCRLLLGSTLIVACVGAVAHSSEIKGLQLNAGATGTRAEIALDAPGEFKVISLAGPDRLVIDMPASSVSPTLSVPAGAGVVKSVRTGKPVPGTARIVFDLSQTITALKPRIEQSGKGPVLVVEWPGDGAPASVPAAAVATSVTPAQLPSADSTAAAAQMMAPVTAPTQIRTPTPVDTAASAEATSRLISQIAAANAAASAKELASRPSAQDAMPSMVAVAPAPVRATPPPASAPPAATAPVKTIQQVMQGQGMRPLVIAIDPGHGGQDPGAIGKGGTREKDVVLAISKELARQINATPGLKAYMTREHDVFIPLNKRAALARAAKADMFISIHADAAENRSADGSSVYVLSLRGASSQRARWLADKENSADLIGGARMSANTTLASVLLDLTQSGHMKASEDAAGQILDGLKRVGNVHKPSIERANFAVLRTSDMPAMLVETAFISNATEEIRLRDPAFQRKVAGAVLDGVNTFFTRQPPPGTMFAARAAALETASASVTAGGSP, encoded by the coding sequence ATGCGAGTCCAATCCCCCAGTCTGTGCCGCCTGCTGCTCGGCTCCACGTTGATCGTCGCCTGCGTGGGCGCGGTGGCGCACTCCAGTGAAATCAAGGGCTTGCAGCTCAATGCGGGCGCCACCGGCACCCGCGCCGAGATTGCGCTGGACGCGCCGGGCGAGTTCAAGGTCATCAGCCTGGCGGGTCCGGACCGTCTGGTGATCGACATGCCGGCGTCTTCCGTGTCGCCCACCCTGTCGGTTCCGGCCGGTGCCGGCGTGGTGAAGTCGGTACGCACCGGCAAGCCGGTGCCGGGAACGGCGCGGATCGTGTTTGACCTCTCGCAAACCATCACCGCGCTCAAGCCACGCATCGAACAAAGCGGCAAGGGACCGGTGCTGGTGGTCGAGTGGCCGGGCGACGGTGCTCCGGCGTCCGTGCCCGCAGCCGCGGTCGCGACGTCGGTCACTCCGGCACAATTACCGAGCGCAGACTCGACCGCTGCCGCGGCGCAGATGATGGCGCCGGTTACCGCCCCGACACAGATCCGCACCCCGACCCCGGTGGACACCGCGGCCTCGGCGGAAGCCACCAGCCGGCTCATCTCCCAGATTGCCGCGGCCAATGCCGCCGCCTCGGCCAAGGAACTCGCCAGCCGCCCTTCAGCACAGGACGCCATGCCAAGCATGGTTGCGGTGGCTCCCGCACCCGTGCGTGCGACACCGCCGCCCGCGTCGGCGCCGCCTGCTGCGACTGCGCCAGTCAAGACCATCCAGCAGGTCATGCAGGGTCAGGGCATGCGCCCGCTGGTGATCGCGATCGACCCCGGCCATGGCGGCCAGGATCCCGGCGCGATCGGCAAGGGCGGCACGCGCGAGAAGGACGTGGTGCTGGCGATCAGCAAGGAGCTGGCGCGCCAGATCAATGCGACTCCCGGGCTCAAGGCCTACATGACCCGCGAGCACGATGTCTTCATCCCATTGAACAAGCGCGCCGCGCTGGCGCGGGCCGCCAAGGCCGACATGTTCATCTCCATCCATGCCGACGCGGCCGAGAACCGCAGCGCGGACGGCTCCTCGGTCTACGTGTTGTCGCTGCGCGGCGCGTCCTCGCAGCGCGCCCGCTGGCTGGCGGACAAGGAAAACTCCGCTGACCTGATCGGTGGCGCGCGCATGTCCGCCAACACGACGTTGGCCTCCGTGCTGCTCGACCTGACCCAGAGCGGGCACATGAAGGCCTCCGAAGATGCCGCCGGGCAGATCCTTGACGGGCTCAAGCGCGTGGGCAATGTCCACAAGCCAAGCATCGAGCGCGCCAACTTCGCGGTGCTGCGGACCTCGGACATGCCGGCGATGCTGGTCGAGACCGCCTTCATTTCCAACGCGACCGAAGAGATCCGGCTCAGGGATCCCGCGTTCCAGCGCAAGGTCGCCGGCGCTGTGCTGGACGGGGTCAACACCTTCTTCACCCGCCAACCGCCTCCGGGCACGATGTTTGCTGCCCGCGCCGCGGCACTGGAAACCGCCTCCGCATCGGTCACCGCCGGCGGCAGTCCCTGA
- the tsaE gene encoding tRNA (adenosine(37)-N6)-threonylcarbamoyltransferase complex ATPase subunit type 1 TsaE: protein MKVFTLADSSRTDRLGQALARTRPQHAVVHLEGDLGAGKSTLARALLRELGVRGAIRSPTYTLVERYPLAGGGEAWHLDLYRIGDPAELEYLGLDSADVTLWLVEWADRGRGGLPPADIQVQLEIEGDGRRAQLSARSDAGRVWLRRLAGDDAIADVS from the coding sequence ATGAAGGTGTTCACGCTCGCCGACAGCAGCCGCACGGACCGGTTGGGGCAGGCGCTTGCGCGGACCCGGCCGCAGCACGCCGTGGTTCACCTGGAGGGTGACCTGGGTGCGGGCAAATCGACGCTGGCCCGTGCGCTGCTGCGCGAACTGGGCGTGCGCGGCGCCATCCGCAGCCCGACCTATACGCTGGTCGAGCGTTACCCGCTGGCCGGCGGCGGAGAGGCGTGGCATCTGGATCTGTACCGGATCGGCGATCCGGCCGAGCTGGAATACCTCGGCCTGGACAGCGCGGATGTGACCCTGTGGCTGGTGGAGTGGGCGGATCGCGGTCGTGGGGGTCTGCCACCGGCGGATATCCAGGTCCAGCTAGAGATCGAAGGGGATGGCCGTCGCGCCCAATTGTCGGCGCGCAGCGATGCCGGGAGGGTGTGGCTGCGGCGGCTTGCCGGGGACGACGCTATCGCCGACGTCTCCTGA
- a CDS encoding NAD(P)H-hydrate dehydratase, which yields MSPAVLHTSAALREIEQRAALRFGDPFELMRRAGRAAWQAVMQHWPHAQSLLVICGPGNNGGDGYVLATLARASGRRVQVCCLPDHEPRTDECRRARQEYVDAGGELVAGDGALPAADLLVDALFGIGLTRELQGPVAALVERINALSAPVLALDVPSGVVADTGSVGSVAVMADLTLEFIAAKAGLRTGGARDFTGGLHVADLGLEPTDLRSAQADVAWLRAPDLAHWLRPRRRDSHKGSNGRLLCIGGDHGHGGAIMLAAEAALRAGSGLVDVVTREAHVAPLLTRLPEAMVHGDSDGEDNSNSNGDSGGTASSGLDSLISDASAIVIGPGLGQGAWGRERLRAICASGLPVVLDADALNLIAAGVVAAPANAVLTPHPGEAARLLQTGITEVQRDRFAAARAIASRYQAVVVFKGAGTIVSEPCGNLSLIDAGNPGMAVGGMGDVLSGVIGALLAQGLPLRDAAVCGALLHSVAADSAAADGGERGLLPSDLMCWLRCHANRGAR from the coding sequence ATGTCGCCTGCCGTCCTCCATACCAGCGCTGCCTTGCGGGAAATCGAGCAGCGCGCTGCCCTCCGGTTCGGTGATCCGTTCGAACTGATGCGCCGTGCCGGTCGCGCCGCGTGGCAGGCGGTCATGCAGCACTGGCCGCACGCGCAGTCGCTGCTGGTGATTTGCGGTCCGGGCAACAACGGTGGCGACGGTTACGTGCTGGCGACCCTGGCGCGGGCTTCGGGTCGCCGGGTGCAGGTTTGCTGCCTCCCCGACCACGAACCGCGAACCGACGAGTGCCGCCGGGCCAGACAGGAATACGTCGATGCGGGCGGTGAGCTGGTCGCTGGGGACGGAGCCCTGCCGGCTGCCGACTTGCTGGTGGATGCGCTGTTCGGCATCGGGCTGACGCGCGAATTGCAGGGTCCGGTCGCGGCGCTGGTCGAGCGGATCAACGCGCTTTCCGCCCCGGTCCTGGCGCTTGATGTGCCCAGCGGCGTGGTCGCAGACACAGGATCGGTGGGATCAGTGGCGGTGATGGCCGACCTCACCCTGGAGTTCATTGCGGCCAAGGCCGGTTTGCGCACCGGCGGGGCGCGGGATTTCACCGGTGGGCTGCACGTAGCCGATCTGGGCCTGGAGCCAACGGACCTGCGCTCGGCACAGGCGGACGTGGCCTGGCTGAGGGCGCCGGACCTGGCGCACTGGCTCCGCCCGCGTCGGCGTGACAGCCACAAGGGTAGCAACGGACGACTGCTATGCATCGGCGGCGACCACGGGCACGGCGGCGCCATCATGCTCGCGGCCGAGGCGGCGCTGCGCGCGGGCTCCGGACTCGTCGATGTCGTCACCCGGGAGGCCCACGTCGCGCCGCTGCTGACCCGGCTGCCGGAGGCGATGGTGCACGGCGACAGCGACGGCGAGGACAACAGCAACAGCAACGGCGACAGCGGTGGCACGGCGTCGTCAGGGCTGGACTCGCTGATCAGCGATGCCTCCGCCATCGTGATCGGGCCGGGCCTGGGTCAGGGCGCGTGGGGCAGGGAACGGCTGCGCGCGATCTGCGCATCCGGCCTGCCGGTGGTGCTGGATGCGGACGCCTTGAACTTGATCGCCGCCGGTGTCGTCGCGGCACCTGCCAATGCCGTACTCACGCCGCATCCGGGCGAGGCGGCGCGGCTGTTGCAGACCGGGATCACTGAGGTGCAGCGCGACCGCTTCGCCGCGGCGCGCGCAATCGCCTCCCGATACCAGGCGGTGGTCGTGTTCAAGGGGGCCGGCACGATCGTCTCCGAACCCTGCGGCAACCTCAGCCTCATCGACGCCGGCAATCCGGGCATGGCCGTCGGCGGCATGGGCGACGTGCTGAGCGGGGTCATCGGTGCCTTGCTGGCGCAGGGACTCCCGCTGCGGGACGCCGCGGTATGTGGCGCCCTGCTGCACTCGGTCGCCGCGGACTCGGCGGCTGCAGATGGCGGCGAGCGCGGGCTGCTGCCGAGCGACCTCATGTGCTGGCTGCGATGCCATGCCAACCGGGGAGCCCGTTGA
- the queG gene encoding tRNA epoxyqueuosine(34) reductase QueG, translating to MLPDSADADPAVLALRIRELAAEFGFQRCGISGIELGEDEGHLRDWLEKGLYGSMEWMARHGEKRSRPAELVPGTLRVVSVGLDYGRRDDAEAWQTLGDGERAYVARYALGRDYHKLMRQRLQRLADRVAELVGPFGHRVFVDSAPVLERALARNAGLGWIGKHTCLIDRDGGSWFFLGEIYLDLPLPVDEPATSHCGTCSRCMDVCPTQAITAPHRLDARRCISYLTIENDGPIPLEFREPIGNRIFGCDDCQLVCPWNKFAKRSDEPDFRARNNLDEASLADLFAWTEAEFLERTEGSAIRRSGYRRWLRNIAVALGNAPTTAEVLSALESRQDIDDDLVREHVTWALQRHRERGN from the coding sequence CTGTTGCCCGATAGCGCTGACGCCGACCCGGCCGTGCTCGCGCTGCGTATCCGTGAACTGGCGGCGGAGTTCGGCTTCCAGCGCTGCGGCATCAGCGGCATCGAGTTGGGCGAGGACGAGGGGCATCTCCGCGACTGGCTGGAAAAGGGCCTGTACGGATCAATGGAATGGATGGCCCGCCACGGCGAGAAGCGCTCGCGCCCGGCCGAGCTGGTGCCGGGGACCTTGCGCGTGGTCTCGGTGGGCCTGGATTACGGGCGCCGCGATGACGCCGAGGCGTGGCAGACCCTGGGCGATGGGGAGCGCGCCTACGTCGCCCGCTACGCCCTGGGGCGCGATTACCACAAGCTGATGCGGCAACGACTGCAGCGGCTGGCCGACCGCGTCGCCGAACTGGTCGGGCCGTTCGGCCACCGCGTCTTCGTCGATTCCGCCCCCGTGCTGGAGCGCGCGCTGGCCCGCAATGCCGGGCTGGGCTGGATCGGCAAGCACACCTGCCTGATCGACCGCGACGGCGGCTCGTGGTTCTTCCTCGGCGAGATCTACCTGGACCTGCCGCTGCCCGTCGACGAGCCGGCCACCTCCCACTGCGGGACCTGCTCGCGCTGCATGGATGTCTGTCCCACGCAGGCGATCACCGCGCCTCACCGGCTTGACGCGCGGCGGTGCATCTCCTACCTCACCATCGAGAACGACGGGCCGATCCCGCTGGAGTTCCGCGAGCCGATCGGCAACCGGATCTTCGGCTGCGATGACTGCCAGCTGGTGTGCCCGTGGAACAAGTTCGCCAAGCGCAGCGACGAGCCGGACTTCCGCGCCCGCAACAACCTGGACGAGGCCAGTCTGGCGGACCTGTTTGCGTGGACGGAGGCGGAGTTCCTGGAGCGCACCGAGGGCTCGGCGATCCGACGCAGCGGATACCGCCGCTGGCTGCGCAATATCGCGGTCGCCTTGGGCAACGCACCGACAACTGCGGAAGTCCTGTCGGCCCTGGAGTCACGCCAGGACATCGATGACGACCTTGTGCGCGAACACGTGACGTGGGCATTGCAGCGCCATCGCGAGCGCGGCAATTGA
- the panD gene encoding aspartate 1-decarboxylase: MQLNLLKAKIHRATVTHAELHYEGSCAIDGRLLDISGIREYEQIHIYNIDSGHRFVTYAIRAEEGSGIISVNGAAAHCAKPGDLVIICAYAQFDEAQAAQFKPTLVYVDADNAMTHTNDSIPAQAA, from the coding sequence ATGCAATTGAACCTGCTCAAGGCCAAGATCCACCGCGCCACCGTCACCCACGCCGAACTGCATTACGAAGGCTCGTGTGCGATTGACGGCCGGCTGCTGGATATTTCCGGCATCCGCGAATACGAACAGATCCACATCTACAACATCGACAGTGGCCACCGCTTCGTGACCTACGCGATCCGGGCCGAGGAAGGCAGCGGGATCATCTCGGTCAACGGCGCCGCGGCGCACTGCGCCAAACCCGGCGACCTGGTAATCATCTGCGCGTACGCGCAGTTCGACGAAGCCCAGGCGGCGCAGTTCAAGCCGACCCTGGTGTACGTCGATGCCGACAACGCGATGACGCACACCAACGACTCGATCCCCGCGCAAGCGGCGTGA
- the panC gene encoding pantoate--beta-alanine ligase, whose translation MIQTITELASLRERVRGWKQAGLRVGFVPTMGNLHAGHQSLVRLARERADRVVASVFVNPTQFGPGEDYERYPRTVDADLSALEEAGADAMWLPSVETMYPYGMGGVVEIRAPGVTGVLEGAHRPGHFDGVTTVVARLFNQVQADVAVFGRKDYQQLAVIRYMVRDLAFPVELVAAPIVREADGLAMSSRNQYLSPTDRQTATAIHRALQAARDAAGAGTPLRTVEHDAAAQLTAAGFAVDYVATRHRDLSAADSDAAGPLVALAAARLGSTRLIDNLEFER comes from the coding sequence ATGATCCAGACCATCACCGAGCTTGCGTCATTGCGTGAGCGTGTCCGTGGGTGGAAGCAGGCGGGCCTGCGCGTGGGCTTCGTGCCGACGATGGGCAACCTGCATGCCGGCCACCAGTCCCTGGTCCGGCTCGCCCGCGAACGCGCCGACCGCGTGGTCGCCAGCGTGTTCGTCAATCCAACCCAGTTCGGACCGGGCGAGGACTACGAGCGCTACCCGCGCACGGTCGACGCCGACCTGTCCGCGCTGGAGGAAGCGGGCGCCGACGCGATGTGGCTGCCCTCGGTGGAGACGATGTATCCGTACGGCATGGGGGGCGTGGTGGAGATCCGCGCGCCCGGCGTGACGGGTGTTTTGGAAGGGGCGCACCGCCCCGGCCACTTCGACGGCGTCACCACGGTCGTGGCCCGGCTTTTCAACCAGGTGCAGGCGGACGTCGCGGTATTCGGGCGCAAGGATTACCAGCAACTGGCGGTGATCCGTTACATGGTCCGCGACCTGGCATTCCCCGTCGAACTGGTGGCCGCGCCGATCGTCCGCGAAGCCGACGGCCTGGCGATGAGCTCACGCAACCAGTACCTGTCGCCGACGGACCGCCAGACGGCGACCGCGATCCATCGCGCTTTGCAGGCCGCGCGGGATGCGGCAGGCGCCGGTACGCCATTGCGCACGGTTGAGCACGATGCGGCAGCGCAACTCACCGCGGCGGGCTTTGCGGTGGACTACGTCGCCACCCGGCACCGGGACCTGAGCGCGGCTGATTCCGATGCTGCCGGTCCGCTGGTTGCGCTGGCCGCGGCGCGGCTGGGAAGCACTCGGCTGATCGACAACCTCGAGTTCGAACGCTAG
- the panB gene encoding 3-methyl-2-oxobutanoate hydroxymethyltransferase has product MYTSPSSPVERKPWTVPMLRAAKADGRKLAMLTCYDAGFAHAVEAAGIDLVLIGDSLGMVVQGHGSTLPVTVDDIAYHTACVARGLQTALLVADMPFQSDASPTRALDAATRFLQAGAGMVKIEGAGPKLEVIRYLVAREIPVCAHLGLTPQSVLRLGGYRVQGRDEAAAAKLLDDARAVADAGAELLVLECVPSAVASSISAALDIPTIGIGAGPQCDGQVLVLHDMLGLAGGQRRPKFVKDFLAEGGSVVGAMQAFAAAVREGSFPGPEHSYA; this is encoded by the coding sequence ATGTATACCTCTCCGTCATCTCCCGTCGAGCGCAAGCCCTGGACCGTGCCGATGCTGCGCGCGGCCAAGGCGGACGGCCGGAAGTTGGCCATGTTGACCTGCTACGACGCGGGATTCGCCCATGCGGTCGAGGCGGCCGGGATCGACCTGGTGCTGATCGGCGACTCTCTGGGCATGGTGGTGCAGGGTCACGGCAGCACATTGCCGGTCACGGTGGACGACATCGCCTACCACACCGCCTGCGTCGCCCGTGGCCTGCAGACCGCGCTGCTGGTGGCCGACATGCCGTTTCAGTCGGATGCCTCGCCGACCCGCGCCCTGGATGCGGCGACCCGCTTCCTGCAGGCTGGCGCGGGGATGGTCAAGATCGAGGGCGCCGGGCCGAAGCTCGAGGTCATCCGCTATCTGGTCGCGCGCGAGATTCCGGTCTGCGCGCATCTGGGTCTGACCCCGCAGTCGGTCCTGCGCCTGGGCGGCTACCGCGTGCAGGGCCGCGACGAGGCGGCCGCCGCCAAGCTGCTGGACGACGCCCGCGCCGTCGCGGACGCAGGCGCGGAGTTGCTCGTGCTGGAGTGCGTGCCCAGTGCGGTCGCCAGCAGCATCAGTGCCGCCCTGGACATTCCGACGATCGGCATCGGCGCCGGTCCGCAGTGCGATGGCCAGGTGCTGGTGCTGCATGACATGCTCGGCCTGGCCGGCGGGCAGCGCCGACCCAAGTTCGTCAAGGACTTCCTTGCCGAGGGTGGCTCGGTGGTGGGCGCCATGCAGGCCTTTGCGGCCGCGGTGCGGGAAGGCTCCTTCCCCGGCCCGGAACACTCCTACGCCTAA
- the folK gene encoding 2-amino-4-hydroxy-6-hydroxymethyldihydropteridine diphosphokinase, whose protein sequence is MTASVVFVGLGSNLGDSAAILRSAFAALGGLKDTSVLATSALYRTPAWGVTDQPDFLNAVAMLRTDLAPQALLDALLEVERDAGRVRRDDGSDRWGPRTLDLDLLLYGDRIIDEPGLRVPHPHLHERAFALLPLLEIAPDATIPGIGPAADAMAGLVGPDIEALPCTTAVPPRG, encoded by the coding sequence ATGACCGCCAGCGTTGTGTTCGTCGGCCTGGGCAGCAACCTGGGCGACAGCGCGGCGATCCTGCGCTCGGCCTTCGCGGCCCTGGGTGGCCTGAAGGACACCAGCGTGCTGGCGACCTCCGCGCTGTACCGCACACCCGCCTGGGGCGTGACCGATCAGCCGGACTTCCTCAACGCCGTCGCCATGCTGCGCACCGATCTGGCTCCGCAGGCACTGCTTGACGCCTTGTTGGAGGTCGAGCGCGACGCAGGCCGGGTGCGCCGGGACGATGGCAGCGACCGCTGGGGTCCGCGAACGCTGGATCTGGACCTGCTGCTGTACGGCGATCGCATCATCGACGAGCCCGGCCTGAGGGTGCCGCACCCGCACCTGCACGAGCGTGCCTTCGCCTTGCTGCCCCTGTTGGAAATCGCACCCGACGCCACCATCCCCGGCATTGGGCCGGCGGCCGATGCGATGGCCGGGTTGGTCGGCCCAGACATCGAAGCGTTACCGTGTACCACCGCCGTACCCCCACGCGGCTGA